In the Sus scrofa isolate TJ Tabasco breed Duroc chromosome 7, Sscrofa11.1, whole genome shotgun sequence genome, one interval contains:
- the SLIRP gene encoding SRA stem-loop-interacting RNA-binding protein, mitochondrial (The RefSeq protein has 1 substitution compared to this genomic sequence) has translation MAASAARGVLSMRASVGRPVAFVRKIPWTAASNELREHFAQFGHIRKCIVPFDKETGFHRGMGWIQFSSEEELHNVLQQENHVIDGVKLHVQAQKRKALQGDQTSDEEKDF, from the exons ATGGCGGCTTCGGCGGCGAGAGGCGTTTTGTCGATGCGTGCCAATGTCGGTCGCCCCGTTGCGTTTGTCAGGAAGATTCCCTGGACTGCGGCCTCGA ATGAGCTGAGAGAACATTTTGCACAATTTGGCCATATACGAAAGTGCATCGTACCTTTT gaCAAAGAGACTGGCTTCCACAGAGGTATGGGCTGGATTCAATTTTCTTCAGAAGAAGAACTTCACAATGTACTCCAACAGGAAAATCATGTTATTGATGGAGTAAAG ctcCATGTTCAAGCTCAGAAACGCAAAGCTTTACAAGGCGATCAAACTTCTGATGAAGAGAAAGATTTTTGA